One part of the Prochlorococcus marinus str. SB genome encodes these proteins:
- a CDS encoding DUF3303 domain-containing protein: MLFLISYKFTDANAQDKGSKMLKEWYDKGGPQNRPEGYDVKSWIFLPQHGNGYSVVDADSLETIWKQWSPWRELLEFTIEPCADLDQTVALYC; this comes from the coding sequence ATGTTGTTTCTAATTTCTTACAAATTTACTGATGCAAATGCTCAAGATAAGGGATCCAAAATGTTAAAAGAATGGTACGACAAAGGCGGGCCACAAAATAGACCAGAAGGTTATGACGTTAAATCTTGGATTTTCTTACCTCAACATGGCAATGGTTACTCTGTTGTAGACGCTGATTCTTTAGAAACTATTTGGAAACAGTGGAGTCCTTGGAGAGAATTATTGGAATTTACTATTGAACCTTGTGCAGATTTAGATCAAACAGTAGCTCTATATTGTTAA